Within the Rhodothermales bacterium genome, the region ACGTGCCGGCGAGGTCGGTGATGGCCATGGTGAACGCCGCCGCGGGCGATAGCCGGGCGAGGCCGAAGGCCCAGCGCTGCTGGACGAGCTGACGGTTGTAGCGCTCCGTATTGAGCTGGTCGGTCAGCGTCGCCATCTCCTGATCCCGTTTTTCGCCCAGTTCGCGCTGCTTCTTCATGAAGTTGTTCATCCGCTCCTCCATCCGCTTCTGGGCCGCCTCGGGGTCGTCCGACTCCTCGTTGATCTCCATGCGGAAGCTGCTCCCGTCCGATTCGGCGCCCATGGCGGCGGCCAGCGCCTTCATGTCCTCCTGCGCCATCTGCATCATCTTCTGGCGTTTCTGGTACGCGATCTCGTCGACGGACGGGACCTCGACCGCGCGGCCGGCGAAGAGCACGGCGGCGCGGGGGACGACCAGTACGGCCGCGATCCAGATCACGAGCAGCCAGATGAACGAGCTGGACGATTGGGCCGTGATCGCGGAGATCAGCACCGAGATCATCAGAAATACCCCGAAATACAGCAGGCCGCTTCCGACGATGCCGGCAAGGCGGATCCACTCGTCGCCCGTCATCGGCACGCCCATCACGGCGAACAGCAGGCTGCCGAGCAGAATGGGAATGAGCAGCGGGATGCCCAGCGCGAGAAAGGAGCCGGCGATCTTGCCCAGGATGAACTGGTCGCGGGCGACCGGATTCGCGAAGATGAGCCGCAGCGTGCCCTGTTCCTTTTCGCCATTGACCGCGTTGTAGCAAAACAGGATCGCGAAGAGGGAGAAGACGATGGTGAAGACAAACTCGAGGTCCAGCAGCCGGAATACCGCCGCCGCTGTATCGTCGCTGTAGAGGCTGTTTTCGAGCGACAGCTCGCCGCGGCCCTGGATCTGGACGGAGCGCCCGATGTCGTTCGAGACGCCGGATACCAGCGCGGCGAGCGGGCTGGGCGGGACGAAGAGTGTGGGCGAGAGCTGGAGCCACTGATCGGTGGTCAGGTTCGCCATCTGCGTGCTGTTTTCCAGCCGGGCGGACTCGTAGCGCGTCTGCATCAGCCGGTAGTTTTCCGCCCCCATATAAAATGCGAGCAGGATGAGCAGCGAGCATACGCCGAAGGTGACGGCGAACCGGGGCGTGCCGATGAGGTCGCGCAGCTCCTTCTCTACGATCAGACGAAACATGGGTCAAACAGGCCAGAGATGGTATAGGATAGCCGGCCCGAGCAACGGGCCTCCGGGCCGGCGCGATGCTTATTGCCGTTCCGTGCGGATCTGCATCTTCATCTCGGGGGCCTGCGGCTTTTCGAAGATAAGAACCTTTCCGATGCCCTTCTGCTCGATTTCCATCTTCACGCTGCCGCCCACGGCAATGGCTTCATAGGCCGCGTTCAGATCGGCGACCGTAGTCACATATTTCGCGTTGACACTGACGATCACATCGCCCGAGGCGATGTCGGCCAGCTCCGGCGCCTTGCCCGGTATGGGGAGCGCGCGGTCGACGACGACTTCGCCGTTCCGTTCGCCCACGATGAAGCCGGCCGGCCACACCCCGATGTTCTCCAGCCCCGGGACGCCCTCGCCGCCTTCCGAATTGAATTCCATCCGGATACCCTGCCCGCCGAAGGACGTCTGCGGTTCGGGTTTGGCAAAGGAGCGGATCATCTTCTGCTCGCCGCGCTGCACGCCGAGCTTGACCTCCTTGCCGGTGTCGATCCGGTCGAGCAGCGTTGAAAGCTCGACGGCGTTGCCGACCCGCTCGCCGTTGACATACAGGATGAGGTCGCCTTCCTTCAGATCGACGGCGTCCCCGGCGTTGTGGTCGGGCGGCATCACCACCTTTTCGATCTTGACCTGATCCGATCCGGTCACCACGACGATGCCGCCCGGAATTTGCATCATGGCGAGGGCGTTCTCGTCGTCCGTCGTAAAGCTGAAGGCCTGCGCCCGGGCGGTGCCGAGGCCGGCGGCGGCGATGAGCAGGAGGGAAAGAAAGGCGCGTGCGGTACCCAGTTTCATGGCACTCAAAGTGGCTTGTGCGTAGATTGGCGAGCGTTTCGCAATATGAAGGACAACGCCTGTACGCGGGCTGATATTGTATTATGGGAAAGAAGATTCTGATAACGGGCGCCAGCACGGGCATCGGGGCCGCGTCCGCCCTCGAACTGGCTCCGGGCAACGAACTGTTCGTGCATTACAACAATTCGAAGAGCGAGGCCGAATACGTGGCGGCCGGCGTCAACGCG harbors:
- a CDS encoding ABC transporter permease subunit; its protein translation is MFRLIVEKELRDLIGTPRFAVTFGVCSLLILLAFYMGAENYRLMQTRYESARLENSTQMANLTTDQWLQLSPTLFVPPSPLAALVSGVSNDIGRSVQIQGRGELSLENSLYSDDTAAAVFRLLDLEFVFTIVFSLFAILFCYNAVNGEKEQGTLRLIFANPVARDQFILGKIAGSFLALGIPLLIPILLGSLLFAVMGVPMTGDEWIRLAGIVGSGLLYFGVFLMISVLISAITAQSSSSFIWLLVIWIAAVLVVPRAAVLFAGRAVEVPSVDEIAYQKRQKMMQMAQEDMKALAAAMGAESDGSSFRMEINEESDDPEAAQKRMEERMNNFMKKQRELGEKRDQEMATLTDQLNTERYNRQLVQQRWAFGLARLSPAAAFTMAITDLAGTSLGAESHFMQAVRDYQTSFKAFQEEKAGMSSGGGFMIMMRSTTEEQPEPEKIDINEVPAFTYAPPTFQETLPTAIWNIGLLLLYNVVFFAGAFFAFTRFDVR